One stretch of Cricetulus griseus strain 17A/GY unplaced genomic scaffold, alternate assembly CriGri-PICRH-1.0 unplaced_scaffold_154, whole genome shotgun sequence DNA includes these proteins:
- the LOC113837892 gene encoding 40S ribosomal protein S6-like, whose translation MHLNISFPATGCQKLIEVDDERKLRTFYDKRMATEVAADAQGEEWKGYVVRISGGNDKQGFPMKQGVLTHGRVRLLLRKGHSCYRPRRTGERKRKSVRGCIVDANLSVLNLVIVKKGEKDIPGLADTTVTHRLGPKRASRIRKLFNLSKEDDVRQYVVRKPLNQEGKNPRTKAPKIQRLVTPRVLQHKRHRIALKKQRTKKNKEEAAEYAKLLAKRMKEAKEKRQEQIARRCRLSSLRASTSKSESSQK comes from the exons ATGCAT CTGAATATCTCCTTCCCGGCCACAGGCTGCCAGAAGCTCATTGAAGTGGACGATGAACGGAAGCTTCGCACGTTCTATGACAAGCGCATGGCCACAGAAGTAGCGGCTGATGCTCAGGGTGAAGAGTGGAAG GGTTATGTGGTCCGAATCAGTGGCGGGAATGACAAACAAGGTTTTCCCATGAAGCAAGGCGTTTTGACCCATGGCAGAGTGCGCCTGCTGTTGAGGAAGGGGCATTCTTGCTATAGACCAAGGAGAACTGGAGAGAGGAAGCGCAAGTCTGTTCGAGGATGCATCGTGGATGCCAATCTGAGTGTTCTCAACTTGGTTATTGTAAAAAAAG GAGAGAAGGACATTCCTGGACTGGCAGATACTACTGTTACTCATCGTTTGGGACCTAAAAGAGCTAGCAGAATTCGAAAGCTTTTTAATCTCTCTAAAGAAGATGATGTCCGCCAATATGTTGTGAGAAAGCCTTTAAACCAAGAGG GTAAGAACCCCAGGACCAAAGCACCCAAGATCCAACGACTTGTTACGCCACGTGTCCTACAACACAAACGTCATCGTATTGCTCTGAAGAAACAacgaacaaagaaaaacaaggaggagGCAGCAGAATACGCTAAGCTTTTGGCCAAGAGAATGAAG gaagccaaagaaaagcGCCAGGAACAGATCGCCAGGAGATGTAGGCTGTCTTCGCTGAGAGCTTCTACTTCTAAGTCAGAGTCCAgtcaaaaataa